One stretch of Aythya fuligula isolate bAytFul2 chromosome 24, bAytFul2.pri, whole genome shotgun sequence DNA includes these proteins:
- the LOC116498531 gene encoding feather keratin 1-like has translation MSCYNQCLPCLPCGPCGPTPLANSCNEPCVQQCQDSTVVIQPSPVVVTLPGPILSSFPQNTAVGSSTSAAVGSILSSQGVPISSGGFGLSGLGSGYCGRRCFPC, from the coding sequence ATGTCCTGCTACAACCAGTGCCTGCCGTGCCTGCCATGCGGACCCTGTGGCCCGACCCCGCTGGCCAACAGCTGCAATGAGCCCTGTGTCCAGCAGTGCCAGGACTCCACTGTCGTCATCCAGCCCTCTCCTGTGGTGgtgaccctgcccggccccatcctcagctccttcccgcAGAACACCGCCGTGGGATCCTCCACGTCTGCTGCCgttggcagcatcctcagctctcAGGGAGTGCCCATCTCCTCTGGAGGCTTTGGGCTCTCTGGCTTGGGCAGCGGCTACTGCGGCAGGAGGTGCTTCCCCTGCTAA
- the LOC116498314 gene encoding feather keratin 1-like has product MGQVHVPPQDMSCYNQCLPCLPCGPCGPTPLANSCNEPCVQQCQDSTVVIQPSPVVVTLPGPILSSFPQNTAVGSSTSAAIGSILSSQGVPISSGGFGVSGLGSRYCSTRCLPC; this is encoded by the exons ATGGGCCAG GTGCACGTCCCGCCCCAAGACATGTCCTGCTACAACCAGTGCCTGCCGTGCCTGCCATGCGGACCCTGTGGCCCGACCCCGCTGGCCAACAGCTGCAATGAGCCCTGTGTCCAGCAGTGCCAGGACTCCACTGTCGTCATCCAGCCCTCTCCCGTGGTGgtgaccctgcccggccccatcctcagctccttcccacaGAATACTGCCGTGGGTTCCTCCACGTCTGCTGCCAttggcagcatcctcagctctcAGGGAGTGCCCATCTCCTCTGGAGGCTTTGGTGTCTCTGGCTTGGGCAGCCGCTACTGCAGCACAAGGTGCCTCCCATGCTAA
- the LOC116498315 gene encoding feather keratin 1-like: MGYVGIFVDIDILTKDTADRGKRKAVHVLPRDMSCYNRCLPCLPCGPCGPTPLANSCNEPCVQQCQDSTVVIQPSPVVVTLPGPILSSFPQNTAVGSSTSAAVGSILSSQGVPISSGGFGLSGLGSRFCGRRCFPC, encoded by the exons ATGGGCTATGTGGGGATCTTTGTGGATATTGACATTCTTACCAAGGACACTGCAGACCgagggaagagaaaggct gtGCACGTCCTGCCCCGAGATATGTCCTGCTACAACCGGTGCCTGCCGTGCCTGCCATGCGGACCCTGTGGCCCGACCCCGCTGGCCAACAGCTGCAATGAGCCCTGTGTCCAGCAGTGCCAGGACTCCACTGTCGTCATCCAGCCCTCTCCCGTGGTGgtgaccctgcccggccccatcctcagctccttcccgcAGAACACCGCCGTGGGAtcctccacctctgctgctgttggcagcatcctcagctctcAGGGAGTGCCCATCTCGTCCGGGGGCTTTGGGCTCTCCGGCTTGGGCAGCCGCTTCTGTGGCAGGAGGTGCTTCCCCTGCTAA